One part of the Arachidicoccus terrestris genome encodes these proteins:
- a CDS encoding YdeI/OmpD-associated family protein — MATNQKLKFSTTLLQSGKTATGIKIPDEIMEKLGGGKKPLVKVTIGGFTYRSAVAVMGGAPMVGVNAQNREAAGVKGGDQIDVTIELDTEKRIVELPTGFQKVLDKNATAKKNFESLSNSKKKALIAPIVNAKTEQTRERNISKALSALDY; from the coding sequence ATGGCAACGAATCAAAAACTCAAGTTCAGTACCACGCTATTACAATCAGGAAAAACCGCTACAGGAATAAAAATCCCTGATGAGATAATGGAAAAATTGGGCGGCGGCAAAAAGCCATTGGTAAAAGTTACCATTGGCGGATTTACTTACCGAAGTGCTGTAGCCGTGATGGGCGGGGCACCTATGGTGGGCGTAAATGCCCAAAACAGGGAAGCTGCGGGGGTAAAAGGTGGCGACCAGATTGACGTAACCATTGAATTAGACACGGAAAAAAGAATTGTGGAACTACCCACCGGGTTTCAGAAAGTGTTGGATAAAAATGCGACGGCAAAGAAAAATTTCGAGTCTCTGTCAAACAGTAAGAAGAAAGCATTGATCGCACCGATTGTCAATGCAAAGACGGAACAGACACGGGAACGAAATATTTCAAAGGCACTCAGTGCGCTCGACTATTGA
- a CDS encoding phytanoyl-CoA dioxygenase family protein has protein sequence MSEVLNKKEIAQFVHSGFVRIENAFSQEIADAVLAILWNDLPCNRSEPSTWTEPVIRLGMYSQQPFVDSLNSTKLHLIFDQLIGEDKWIPCRRVGTFPVRFPSVEQPNDTGKHVDASFPGKEPDNYLTWRINLRSKGRALLMLVLYSDVSEKDAPTVIYDGSHMDVARILATEGDAGLSFMELAVKLDDLPKRKEVYATGKAGTIYLCHPFIVHSAQPHRGTTPKFMAQPPLLLKDQLSISGAANGYTPVEQAIRLSLE, from the coding sequence ATGTCAGAAGTACTCAATAAAAAAGAAATTGCACAATTTGTTCACAGTGGATTTGTTCGCATTGAAAACGCATTCTCGCAGGAAATTGCAGATGCAGTTCTAGCTATTTTATGGAATGACCTCCCATGCAACAGATCTGAGCCTTCTACCTGGACCGAACCCGTGATTCGATTAGGAATGTACAGTCAGCAGCCGTTTGTCGACTCACTAAACAGCACAAAATTACATTTGATCTTCGATCAATTGATCGGAGAAGATAAATGGATCCCATGTCGGCGTGTAGGAACATTCCCGGTTAGATTTCCGTCAGTTGAGCAACCCAACGACACGGGCAAACATGTCGATGCCAGTTTTCCGGGAAAAGAACCTGATAATTATCTTACCTGGCGTATCAATCTCCGATCAAAAGGGCGAGCCTTATTAATGCTGGTGTTATATTCAGATGTGAGCGAAAAGGACGCGCCTACGGTCATTTATGATGGGTCGCATATGGATGTTGCGCGGATCTTAGCCACAGAGGGCGATGCTGGTCTTTCCTTTATGGAACTGGCAGTTAAGCTAGATGATCTACCCAAAAGGAAAGAAGTATATGCAACAGGCAAAGCGGGTACGATTTATCTTTGCCACCCATTTATCGTACATTCTGCTCAGCCACATAGGGGTACAACTCCCAAATTTATGGCACAACCACCTTTGTTGTTAAAAGATCAGTTGTCTATTTCAGGTGCTGCTAACGGCTATACGCCCGTTGAACAAGCGATTCGTTTATCATTGGAGTAA